TTAAAATCAGAGCAAAATGTCACCAAAAAAATCCCAACAACATCAATAAAATCAAACCCaaacaacaaatcaagagcaGGAATCAaggctagggtttcggatttTACTGTGTTGTTGGGCATCAGTGTTGGAGTGAAGTCGTGGCGATGCTGTGCTCGAGAGAAGGAAGTGAAAGATGAAAGAAAAGAGCTGCGGGAGAGAAAGAAGGGAGAGACAcgggagagggaagaagaagagaaagaagaaaaaaaaatggaagaagaaaagaatggtTGTGATACGCGGgagagaagagaaaggaagagaaCCGCAGGAGAGAGGAGCTGaaattaataaacaatatatttgGACATGCTATAGGACTTTTCaactttgaaaaataagaagaaaatattgtagctcataatttatatgaaatgagTTTGACTAATCCGATGTAGggtttctattaataaaatcagtcaaatttaaaaataaaaagtaattcgAACAAACTGATGCCAATGCTCTTATCGAGATAGCGAACAAGTAAAAAgtattttgaaaaaggaaattaggaaGAAGATAAAAGGTACAAAAAACAATTTAGAAGAAGATAAGAAGTACAAAAAGCATTTATAACAATATTGATATAAGTGTGGAGAGGATAAATAtagtgtaattattttaaaaaatactaaatttattattaaaatattcgtttttctttatataaattttgcatgtattattttttaaaaaaattataccataTTTGAGcaattcataattataaatattatttctgatTTAAAAAGCTTTTGAAAGTGACTTATAGACGTGGCATTGCAACATATGACCAGATTCGTTGTTTTAAGATTGGAAACGATACCCTTATAATTTATctacaatttatttataatttatcaataaaataatatttttttaaattttaaacacatcaaattaaaatcaaaattaaaataaatatttaaaataatattatatttttaaaaaattataaaagaattgtAGATgagtagttattttattttatttttaagattacGTATGATCGTTCGTTATTCTTTTAAGATTATATTTGACTTTAAACCATCAAAAGTAATAGACTTTGTCAACATTTTGGAATATCAAGCAAATACAGACAGCTTTATGAACGCGTTTGTCAAATCGATCTTATCCAACTTTGTTTTTAAAAGTTCCCAAAACTAGTTCATCCTCCTTCAATGATGTCATGGCTGGGGTCATCTTTGTAGACTTTGTCTTGGAATTTCTGTCTTTTGTTCCTGGCTTTAAACAGACAGCTCTTTGTTTAGCATCTTGGTTTCGAGTCCATATATATAAGCCGAGTAATATATAAGCCgagtaattattaaaaaaaaaaaaaaaatttattattaaaaaattaattttttatataaatcttttattttatttatacttttcaaaattattagGCTACGATTAGAATTGACATTTGTAAACATATTTTCTGAAAACGTTTTCTATGACAAGTACCAAACGATCCAAACTGTTCCATAACCTCCCAGAAAGCCAAAATGATGTCAAGGCTGGGGTCATCTTCGAGATCGGATTTTCTGCTTTTTATTCCATATATAAGTTAGAGCAGAGTGCTCCTACATATTTAACCACTAAGAGAGAGCTTAGGAATTTGGATCGAAGGTCGGCTGGAAGTAGCAGGACTCTTTCTTCCAACCCCACTCTCTTCTTCCTTCAATTTTCATCCTTTTGTTTCTTCCTCTCCCACATTCTCATAATCATGATCAACTGGCTGTGGGCTAGAGCTGTTGGTGCTACAAAggcaaaaactttttttattccCCAATGCTTATTCTCAATAAAATACACCCACTTGCTGTTTCTTTGCAAATTAACTCagcttttattgttttttgcaGAGGATAAACGAAGCCGAAGAAGCAGTACCACCAGGAAGCTACCAAAGTGTGGGCCTGGTGATCGGCGTGACTGGAATCGTGGGCAACAGCCTCGCCGAAATCCTCCCTCTCCCTGATACCCCGGGAGGCCCGTGGAAGGTCTATGGCGTGGCGCGTCGTCCTCGTCCCAAGTGGAATGCGAAGCATCCAGTCCATTACATCCAGTGCGACATCTCGAACTCAGGCGAAACCGAAGCAAAGCTTTCCCAATTAGCAGATGTCACCCACATCTTCTATGTCACTTGGGCTAGCCGACAAACCGAGGCCGAGAACTGCGAGGTCAACGGCGCTATGTTCAGCAACGTGCTCCGTGCTCTGATTCCGAACGCTCCGAAACTCCGCCACATCTGCCTCCAGACGGGAGCTAAACACTACGTCGGACCCTTCGAGTCTTTTGGCAAGATCCAACCCCACGAGCCACCTTTCACGGAGGACTTGCCCCGACTGAACGTGCCGAATTTCTACTACACCCAGGAGGATATTTTGTTTGAAGAGGCGAAGAAGAAGCAAGGCTTGACTTGGTCCATTCACCGACCCAACGTTATATTCGGATTTTCCCCCTATAGCATGATGAACGTAATAGGCACGCTTTGTGTATATGCAGCAATATGCAAGCAGGAGGGGCTTCCTTTGAAGTTCCCTGGAAGCAAAGCGAGCTGGGAAGGGTACTCAGTGGCTTCAGATGCTGATCTTATTGCAGAGCAGCAGATATGGGCAACAGTAGACCCGAATGCAAGGAACGAAGCGTTTAACTGCAACAACGGGGACGTGTTCAAGTGGAAGCATCTTTGGAAGGTGTTGGCGGAGAGATTTGGGATTGAGAAGTATGGATTTGAGGAGGGTGAGAAAGTTAGCTTGGTGGAGATGATGAAGGACAAGGGACCAGTGTGGGAGGAGATTGTGAGGAAGAATCATCTGCAACCCACGAAGTTGGAGGAGGTTGGGCTGTGGTGGTTTGCGGACTTGATGCTGTGTGTGGTGGGTGCGTTGGACAGTATGAATAAGAGCAAGGAGCATGGTTTCTTGGGGTTCAGGAACTCCAAGACTTCTCTAATCACTTGGGTTGATAAGATGAAAGTCCACAATATTGTACCTTGAAGGTTGTGACTTGTGAATGTCTTTGGACACGACGTTAgtccttttattttatgttttttttttcccctttttggtGAGCACTTCTACGCATAAAATATCgttttggttttaaaatagGTAAGAGAGTGTTGTGGTTGTACGTTGGGTTTATAAATAAGAACATTCAAAGGAACTTTATGTTTGGTTTTGGCATGTGATAAGTATTTTCGAGAAGAGAAAAATGCAGGTTAATTCGGTTTGGACTTTGGAGTTGGACTAGAGCTAGGATAGAAGTTTTTAGAACAAGGGCGAATTGGGGgagaattcaataaaatatacatcatttttatattctatataaAATTCCATAAAAAGAGTCTTTGGGAATAAGAACTAGCTTGTTTATCGCCTTTCTGGCCCCTGCCAACTACACGCGTTGCACTATTAGATTGCTGATTTACAAGGAGCAAAGAGTGATGAAAAAAGTGAGGGAGTGTGCCTCGTGCCATCCAAAGTGGCAAGTGGGCCTGCAGAGCCATCCATTGCCGAGGCTTCGACTGTCAAATGCGCAGCTCCATCGTATGTTTAGACTTCAAATCTTTTAGATTTGACCATCTACACTATAAGATAAGGATAAGAATATATAATGTATGAGATTTCACattattcatttcaaaaaaaaaaaaaagagatttcacattatttaaaaataaaaaattcttattctTTATAATGTTCTAATAGGGCGCTAATTATATCATTGGCTAGTTATTTTAGAGTATAAGTCATCTGGTTTGGAAATTTCATTAAGTCGTTACAAATAAGATTAGAACCTATTCCAACAAGAAATATGGGACTTGAGACGTATTACCTACAACGAACAGGCCCTACGAGGATGTCAGAAATTTAAGGgagtagattgtgataccccatatgataaagataagaGTAGGTTGTATATAAGATATCATATTGCTtgaaaatgagaagttcttactctttataatatttcaatgaggatcaaagaaaaattctaaacataagcccATACACTACACACcatccatttttttaatttttttaatttttttcttttatcaaatgtttgttatatgaataatgaatagaaaaattgaattaatgtttattatatgaataatgaatagaaaaattgaattagtttaaaaagaataaatttaaaaaaaaaaataaaaaataaaaaaaagtgaggtgtgtggtgtatggggCTTATGAGTAGCAATACTTAAGATCAAATTGTATTATTAACTAGTCTTTTTAGAGTATATATAATGTGGTTTAAGACTTCTATTAAGACATTATATACACCCCTCCTTAATAGGCGTGTGAGCCCTATAGGTCGGTACAGATCTACATACTCCACAAACCCTTGCAAAGATGTGATCGAATTGTTTCTCCATTCCCACCTATCTTACAATTGAGTTGACACACTATGTTATCCAAGTCTATGGAATAAAATACAGAAGCCATCTTCAAGTACAATAATTGatcaagaattggtgcaatgcTATCTACGACAATCTCTCACGGCTACGTTAGAAACTTTAGGTTGGGCCTTTTGAAGACTGCCTACAAAAACCACCTTCACAGTTGATTTTCACTTGAATTATATTACAATCTATcactaatattttataaaataatattagatataattttagagtGTGCAAGGTCATACACTTTTCAAGAAAGAATGtagtccactattaaaaatatttttttatgggcTTACACATTTACCTAGTTTTTTAAAGAGGGTGAAATGTACTAGTCATTTCCCTGTttttagggctgttcatccagATTCCGACTAGGGAACCTGGACTGGAACCTGAGTTCCAAACTTGGACAGTGTAGCTGAGTCTGACTTGGGTCGGAACCTGGATGAATTCGGATTTTGAAAAGAGAAAACCTTCCCACCGGTACAACTGTTAATATCCAAATAACAGCCCTCCAATAAACTATTGCCACGTAGCTCCTTCATTTTGAATCTTATACGCTTGACTACAGCTGATCGGGTGTATGCTTTCTACTGTGgtcatcttcttttcttcttctctcttccaCCGAAGTCCCAAAGTTTCAACCCCAAAAATTCCCCTAGTAGGAACGTACTATTGTATCTAATTACTCTTATATATACACAGGCTTAGCCTCAATGGGGGCTCATTTGGAAAGATGGATGGTAGGAGCTGTGGACGAATTGCTACTGAAAATGAGTGGGTTGATAAGCCTTGATGTCGGCGGGAGTTTTTTTGGAATCAAAAGATTTCATTTGGTGATCAACGCCATCACTGTCGTGCCCATTTGTATGTATAGATAGAAATCCATATGTTTTTGTAGATTTGGGGAATAAGTAAAGTGAGTTGCAGTTTGGGTTGGGTAAGTGAGTTGCAAAGTGATAAGGTCCATCCAGCTCTCCATTacttttatctctctctctctctctcaaactaatatatatatatatatatatattttatctttcatAGTAGAGTTAGCAAACccatagatattatatattcaaGGCAAATCGGTATCCATTGTAGGGTGAAGTTGGAGTTTATCACCAGGAACTCAAACTGTGCGACGAAGATTCCAGGTCTTGCACACCATTGAAGAGTGAAGTTGGCAACAACAGTGGCATGGGTTTTAAGGAGGTTGAATGCTTGGGGTTGACGAGCGGAGTGTTAGAATATAGAAGAAAAGGGAAATTTCTAGAGATGGAGGCTTCGATGGAAGAGGGAAGAAGGGAAGAAGAAAAGGGGatggtttctctctctttttcatttgttatGGATTTTAATTAGGTGTGTGTATGTGTAGTGTAAATTTAGATCACTATCCTACGTGTCTATTTATAATTTGGGGGCTGTTATTCTGCTCTTATCAGATGGGCTGTTCCGAAGAGGAACttttttgaaaatcttgatTCCAAATTTGaacacctttttttattttattttttaagttggatttagaagtcatatttcaaattttttattcttttacgaACAAAACGGGCGAAGCCATAACTTAATCTGGAAAGATGACCCATGGTCAAGAGAATTGGCCCAAGTCAATTGGGTAAAGCTTCCCCATCTGAAGGGAAACTATTCAATACATTTGAAATTGTCacaaaaattgtaatttattaGAACAATCTCTTGTTTAAATCAAGCTGGTTTAGTTGCCTTTCCAGTTTTTGTATATTATTATGTATGATGTTGAAAATGCCTCCAAGTCTTTGTCCCTTGGCAAGCTGCCCCAGTTCCTCGAGTTTACTCCAAGTCCTCTCATCTCTTTGCCTCATTGCCTAAGTAAAAGATGAACAAAGGGGATCGTGAATAATTAGGTGGCCCTAAAATATTTATACCATCTTCTTGAGAATCACAATAGATGATGAGAATCACAAAACCCTAAAAAACTTGAATCTATCTTCAGGTCAGTGTCTTCTTAATGATTCATGAGGATGAGAATATGCTTTACTAACAGATGATGAGAATCAATAAACCCTAAAAAACTTGAGCATAAAAACGAAATAATTCACTCATTCATCATTAAACAAACAAACCCATAGACCCATATTCCAAGCACACAAATggattctcattttttttttctccaaataCACCCACAAACAAATATTTTGTAGAGTCTTCATTCAACTAAACATCCCTAGACAGCCAGCCACTTCTCTTACCgaaattaataaataagaaCATAAAACATAGTTTAGATATCTCACCTTTCTCTTAACATATGCTAGCACAGATCTGACCcagaaaatatttctcataaatattttcattaaaacattctcatcaaaacatatccaaatcaacaaagtaattaaaggaaaaaaaaaccctaaaaaaacaGCATTTTCTGGGtcgttttcatttctttttccccttttcatTTTCTGTACCACACTCCATTTTGGGTTGCTTTCCTTCCATTTTCTAcacaaaatgttataaagatattttcgttggtttttcattttctagCTAACTCTGATATTGTCTTCcattcatttccttttattGCTAACTATTTTTAtctaagtttgattttttttttacctatttATTGCTACCCATTCGACAAGTTCACCAAATTACTAGATCTACCCAAATTTACATTCATTGTTTACAGATCAGGAGAGAGACTTACCGAAAGGTCGCCGATGAGACAGACACGATGGTGAAAGAGAGATGGCAACCAAAGCTTAAAATTCAAGAGATACATGGCATCTAGGGTTTCACGATTTTGAGTGAGAGAGAGGTCTGAGCAGATAGTGCTATGGTTCTCCTCTCTTCTGTTCTTCACGAAATAATTGAAGAGAAATTTGAAGAGCAACTCgaaaaggggagagagagagggggggggatGGCATAAAGTAGGAAACCCTACTTCAGGaatgaaaatcatgttttataatatgtataaatCCAGATACTGGATTGGAAACCTGAATCCGCTTTACGTTACCCTCATCCGGACCGTATAAGTTTGGGTTTTATAATCCAGATTTTGGCCATAATCAAATCTAGGTTGGAATCCGTAACCGGAGCCTGAGTATCCAGGTTTCGAATCAGGTAGGAAAAAATTAGGCTTGGATGAATAATCCTCCTTGTTTTTTTTACATAGAAGCTGATTTGCAAAAAGATTTATGTattatttagatagtgagtttaGACGaggtgagttgagataaaagttgaaagttaaataaaatattattttttaatattattattattttattatttattatattttatataaaactttaaaaaaattataatgcgATAACATAAAACTATTCTTGAATTCAAACGGATCcttattttatacataattgaATTTCGGTCGAAACGTAGAAAATTGAATATCAGAAGAAAAACCCCATATTTAAGGTTGTCTAGTTTCTTTGTACGAGCCTAACTTGCTGAGGGAGCTTATTCGGCCGCAAAAAGCAGCATGGTGCTTACCGATTTCAATGGAGCTGGTGTCGGAATTGGTACGGCCTGCTGTATCTTATGCATACGATTATTTAAGCTTGGACATTTCTCAGAATCCGATTCtctgtcttcttttttttcctcatggtcTGTTACTAACTTTACAATGGTCTCTGAAATTCTTGTCTTCAGGTTTCGGCATCGGTTGCGGTTTCGGAGTTGGCTGGGGTTTCGGAGGTCTGTGTTTTGTCCCTTTCATGTCCACGTGCTTGACATAATTTGTTCAATTGAgaacttttatttcatctttcGGTGTTTTGGATTGgattcgattttttttttttttttttctttttcattgtgCAAAAATAGTTTGACTATACGGTATTTCTTGTTGTTCAACAAACACAGACCcgaaattttgtttttgatggGTCAATAATCAATGACCCATTATCAAGCTTGGAATTTTGTCGGTCGCAGAAAAAGGATCTTACAGAGCTATAGAATCTATACACAAATACTTTTTCCTTGAAGGTTGATTTTGTACCCACAAAACTATAGGAACGTATAGCACCTTCCTTCGTGTAGGGCAAGCGAATAACCCTCAATCATTTTTCCTTGGCAAAGTAaagcttgatttttttttttttttttttggtggaagTGAAACTGTGTGAGCGTTGGTTGCTAGACAATGCAAAGGGCAGAGTTTTTCGGGGTGGAAGAGATGAATAAACTTAGTCTTGGCCAAACACAACATTCCCCACTCATGTTTCAAACACTAGAATTGGAAGGAACTGAAACAAGTATTTATCAAGATGGGATTGGTTTTAGCCACGCATTCGGACAAATACGTAGGAAGTTACTGAAATGGCAACACGCTTACCAAATTTGATTATGTAACTTGACAACAGCTATCAACGGCATGGCTTTCTTTAACCAAGGTTGTTCTAGAATGGATTGGTGCGTTACTGGCTATGTGCCTCTTGGGTTTCATGAGCACAGTGGCATTCATCAAGAGTGTGTTGCCGTTAACACCCATCCCAAAATAGAGCCTATGGCCCCTTTTCAAGAACTTAAAAGCTCAAGATCTCTCATTAACGCTA
This is a stretch of genomic DNA from Carya illinoinensis cultivar Pawnee chromosome 15, C.illinoinensisPawnee_v1, whole genome shotgun sequence. It encodes these proteins:
- the LOC122297834 gene encoding 3-oxo-Delta(4,5)-steroid 5-beta-reductase-like, translating into MTSTKRSKLFHNLPESQNDVKAGVIFEIGFSAFYSIYKLEQSAPTYLTTKRELRNLDRRSAGSSRTLSSNPTLFFLQFSSFCFFLSHILIIMINWLWARAVGATKRINEAEEAVPPGSYQSVGLVIGVTGIVGNSLAEILPLPDTPGGPWKVYGVARRPRPKWNAKHPVHYIQCDISNSGETEAKLSQLADVTHIFYVTWASRQTEAENCEVNGAMFSNVLRALIPNAPKLRHICLQTGAKHYVGPFESFGKIQPHEPPFTEDLPRLNVPNFYYTQEDILFEEAKKKQGLTWSIHRPNVIFGFSPYSMMNVIGTLCVYAAICKQEGLPLKFPGSKASWEGYSVASDADLIAEQQIWATVDPNARNEAFNCNNGDVFKWKHLWKVLAERFGIEKYGFEEGEKVSLVEMMKDKGPVWEEIVRKNHLQPTKLEEVGLWWFADLMLCVVGALDSMNKSKEHGFLGFRNSKTSLITWVDKMKVHNIVP